The genomic stretch aaaatgtgtttaacaaaacagaaatttaaaaaatgtgtaaatatattgAATACctataacaaaatgtaaaatatactTGTATTTATGTCATATCAcaacttaaagagcccatattctgccctttttggggttcatatatttaatctacgtacctactaaagtatgttcacaatagctaaagttcgaaaaaaaagtgtctgttttcatgaactgccgctccatgcaccggctcgcttctgactctctctctctaaggctctaaagtgcccacgttcagagtccaaacgtgtgccaagtctgatctgattggtctgaTTGgattgctgtcacactgtttacaaagtttgttgtcgtgcgtgggttgataatgtgtggttttattgtattgtctgtttggctgtgtggctggatgagcgtccaacttcactgaatgtcaaactgcagttgccttctatctttggtttcccgtccggCTAATTAAGTCTGCTttgctaacaggaggacgtaggagaagccgcgtttacgaggactttgaatttttgcaaatagatgtgcttaaacatgcacaggacacttggaaaacacactaaagagcatataaaaccagaaaaagctgaatatgggacctttaatgcggcagacagaagtaaaaagctagcATTATGCTATAGcgaactacaccacggtcggatgataTTGACGTCACtaccgttatgcttcagaccATCTCCGATAGACTAATCTGCATAGTTTAATAAATTTGCCTTAACACAAAGATTAAACCTACTGGAGACATCACAGACTAGTGACACAGTTCTTCGCGTTTGTGTCCGGcttgatgacctttaatgtccccgacaaccactgtagtcttatttagccacttgttagcaaccgcctttttaaggACGCgttaaaaacttcaaaattcacaagtgggggtattacctaacgtagtttatgtcgTCTAACAAAACGCCAACATCTCTATAACTTGTTTTAACCACAGACCTtttttcaggcgtctaaccacaaaccccaTTTAAAATTcacattgacttttagacgatagaccccatggcgctcaaatgctaacttacttctgGGTGCCCTATTACTGATAGCTTTGGCAATAATATTCATAAAAGATACTTTAgggttttaaaataaaagtaacaaccatttttaccattttttatttattcttttcaaaaagagaaaatgaactGATTCTCTAACTCACCCAACTGAAGCAACaatattcatccatctatcataAGTGAATAGAAGGCAGAAAACAGTGGTTTAGTTTATATTGAGTCTTAAGTCAATCTGATCTGCTCTAACTTTGTAGTTTACAATACTTTTAACATTGGATATATAATTTCAATTTTACAAAAAGGTGTCACAAACATTTGTTGATTCTAAAAGCTTTTTATTATCTTGTTGGTTAACAGTTCAGGGTCTGCTACCGGGGAGATTAAAACATCTTACTTGGCTTCCTTGGTAATACTTGTTTGACACGTTTTACTTTCTCTTTCCAGTCAGCCGTTTTATAGAAGGCTTTGGTCTTCTTGAAGTATCACCCAACCAACCCATCAGAAAAAATGGTAATTAAAGATGACCTGAAGGATTGCATCTGACCTTAATTATTACACAGTTGTGCTAAATTCACTTGTACTTTCTCTTTCCAGTCATCTTAGCCAGACCCAGCTACTACCATGGCACACCATCCAACCACCCGAAAGAATACCTCATCTTTCCCAGTGAATATGATGGTAATGAAAAGTGACCTGAGGGATACACTTTGAccttaaataactttttttttacccggTACTTGTAAAGAAACAACCAAATTATTCttgaatgtttgttatttttcttaaatgtagattttaaacattaatcTATGTTCTCTTTCCAGGCAGTGGGGCAGGATGGCCCGATATCCCTTATCCTGTAAAAATATCAAACCGATGCAACTGTACTAAAGGTACCCAACATAGTCCTGATGCAAATCCTCTGCAGTCTTCTAACCACAGCCGGTACAAAATCTCAGAGGAGGCGCAGCTGTTTCTAACAGGACCTGTGTCTACCATCCTCATCCCGACCTTCTACACACTGGTCTGTCTCATCAGTGTGCCCATCAACATCTGTGCAGGGCTGGTCTtcattagaaaaataaagattaagaAGCCGGCAGTGATCTACATGCTGAATCTGGTCTGTGCTGACCTGCTCTTTGCCATGGTGCTGCCCTTCAAGATTTCATACCATTTTAATGGAAACAACTGGATATTCGGTCCAGCCATGTGCCGTGTGGTCACCGCAGCCTTTTACTGGAACATGTACTGCTCCGTTCTGCTCATAGCCCTCATCAGTGTGGACCGACTTCTCGCTGTGGTCTATCCTATTGACTCCCTGTCTTGGAGAAGTCCTACAAAGGCCATCATAGCCTGTGTAGCCATGTGGATATTCTCCTTTGCTGGCTCGATGCACCTCCTCTTCACTGAACAGACTTTCCACCTCACACAGTTAGGCATCACCACCTGCCATGACATCCAATCCTCAAAGCTTTTCTTGTGCTACAAGATGTATTTCGTCActctctgctgcctcctcttcttcctgcctCTGATCATTACCATGGTGTCCTACACTCGTGTGATCATGACCCTGAGCAAGGACCAACCAGGAGTTCCAGACCATTCACTTAAGAAAAGAAGAGCAGTCTTTTTGTCTGGAACGGTACTGGTGATGTTTGTGCTGTGTTTCACACCCACTAACCTCGTCCTCATTATGCACCAGCTTAAGGATACAGAAGGAGCTCAGATCGAAGACAATGCAGACATCCTCTACATAGTCTATTTGATCTTTTTGTGTTTGGGAAGTCTGAACTGCCTCCTTGATCCCCTGGTCTACTACTTTGGCTCATCTCAATTCCAGAAAGAGCTATTCAGTATGCTAgggtggaagaagaagaaacaggaccCCAGTGGTGGTCCATCTTCACCTGGTCGAAGTGAGCCAACCAGCCAAACAAACATGACATCCAACCaccaagaaaacaacaaaataaacattccACCCACCAAGAGTGACTCCTCTCAAGCAAACCTTTGCAGCCAATGCAAGAAACAACTGGACTGATAGGGACACTCAGCAGGTATCAAAGGGGaattttggtgtttttaaacctgtaTCCTCCATTTATTTGACATATTAAATTACTTTAGACCCTCAAAAAGTTGTGGAATAGCTGCAAAGACTGCACGAGTATAAGACAGGCTTTAATGGCTGCAATGTATTCTTTCAGGGCAATCTGACTGATGGAAAAGTGCATGATAGAAAAGTGCATGTGTTTGCTACTGGCAGACTAAAACTGTTCTGAACTCAATATGAGACTGTTACAGAGAGGAGCTTCTGGAATTGTCTTTCCTTTTGATAAGTTAAAATCTTTTTTCAAAGGTAGATGCGTATATCAGAGAGTACATGTCCAGTAGATGTTGCTCTACAGCACCAGGGGCTGTCACTATTTGCCCATCGTCATTCTTCGGGTTTCAAGGCTAACAGTTGGAAAGGGAGATGTTTATGCGAAAAAAGTATGAAACATCTTTGAGCCTCTTagagaaacaaacaagctgAAAGAAACACTAACAGTTTTAAAACAGAGATCAGAACAACAAAACCAGAGGGAGTTTTACTTCACTCTTTTTGTAAATAGTCATAACTGAACAATAGTTTCAGTTACTGTAGAATATATTTGAGATCTGATAtatgaatgttaaaaatgtcacaaaatatACTTTTAAATCTGCAGCTGTTGGCAAAAACGATCTTTTAATCATAATTTAACGAAACAAAGTGGCTAATTTTACTATGCAGTAAAAGTAACAAGGTAAACCGAGACACTAGATGATTGATggaagcagcagaggaaaaTCTAGATTTCtacaaaatcaaaatcattttGTATGTTCGTGGAGTGCATGGTTTTGAAGATCTCTTGCATGTCATCCGACAATTTTAAAGGCAATCAGAGTCTGTCAATTGCAATCAAGCTCTTTTCGGGGTCTTTTGGTTTAAATGTCCTTGAAAATTCGGTCTAAGCTGCTGCAGGCTTGAACAAAATTCCACTAAAATGTCTCCAAACTTTGATAACTTTGCTTTTATGTAGACCCGAAATACACAAGGGTCCAGGTTTAATCATATTGTATTCACCCTGTAATCATAGTAACTTAACTGACTCTTACctgtgtttttaacagaaatatTCTATATTAAAGTCCAAGTACCAGCACATAAAGAACACACAGTTAATCAACCTTGTAAACATCTAGatcaggggtgtccaaagtgcggcccgagggccatttgcggcccttgaggggattttttgcggcccgtgacttcaaatgaggccttgattaagattggcacattatcttctttttctttttcatgttaacaagggctgaacaatattcctaaaatagaaaatgttcagtaacatgtatgttgttttttttttttttttaaatctacagcttgtactattttttgtaaactatgaaaaaaaacgtatgcaaagtttttgcaaacaagcggactgttgtttaaccatttaatgacctgagctaaatgcagaaagcttttccaaaaaaatgaaccacgttacaggtttgattctgagaaaaaaacaaatgaagtagaacgaagaaatcaaaatatttgatttccttttattaaagggtttattcagcgagccttttgattctgatctacaaagccttactgttttttcaactatattttaaaaaacaaaacctgtggcccgcgagcgattctaacacgacaactttggcccgcaagaaaaaaagtttggacaccgcTGATCTAGATCATTTCGGGAGAACTGctaattacatgcacagagatcgtagtggtcgcgtgcagacactctaTGCAGCCACAGTATTAAAACGtcactccctcctcctattggctcgaggtgaattctccggagaatatcctgctgcgttgtCACATCAGCTCATTCAGACTTGCTGCataaaaaatactaggggtctggcaggagaaactcctggtgaagtcagagtgataaaatttggctgtttgcgttcacatataaaCAGCTCGTCCTGGAAGTTTTTGTCCGTTTCATGACAACAATGTTCATTGACCAACATTCTTTCGGAGGGACTAATGAAGTAAAACAATGTCAGGAAGTTGAAGTTAGAAAGTATTGTGCTTTGTAGAAAACTCTGCACAATTGATGCAAtgaaagacttttgttttgcaATGCATTCATTATAAGCACCAAATTAATctatacattttacatttaataaaacaaactttatatTGTTATATGTTTTCtctattaaaatgtttgtggaAATCTTTATTTCAAGCACTTGTGTCGTACTTTTGATAAATTGACAATCACTTTGTACTTAAATACTACCTTTTTTTTACACTGGTGGGTTTGAATTAATAACAtatctttattttgaatgtttgaatttccctcaggatcaataaagtatctatctatctatctatctatctctatgacaatgttagaaaaaaaaactgttatggGCTGAGCAAACATTACATCCTCACATTGAAATACTCGCtctatgaaaatgtttgtttataatAGACGTCATTTCACACCATTATCCAGGATCTGTCCTCTTAAAGCAGGAAGCACTACACTTCACTGGTGATAAAAGGTAAGCTGAGGCGCCGCATACATACAGCGTATTACAGGGGATGCTAAGGGACAATCAACTGAATAAATGCTTTTTGAATCTTTCAATggaagcttgaaaaaaaaatacctctTGTTCATTTCTTTCCACTTCCTCATCCGccagtttcatgttttattgtgtATGCTAAAGGCACCAGTTTCTATTACTGCTATATGGAGCAAACATGAATGTAGAAAATATTcttaataaaatacaattaaagtgAAATTATTTGTACGGTGTAGCCTCTGATTGATGTGCGTCAACATTTCTCTGAGACTGTTTGCAGATATTCGACTAACACCCTAAAGCCTGGTACACACTGCacgatttttaaaatcttaaacgaTTTTGATGAAGTGcgagaccccacacatgacaacaatCATGACCGATTAACAGTTCAGATCTCATAGTGTGGTGTGCAACGAGACGATCAACTCAACACCCCGCACACTAACCGATTAATTCCCCCGACAACCAGAGTCTCGACTATGACAAAGAGTAATCTTACACGGTCAGACGCgatttaagagtaaacaaacatgacggCCAAGCTAATCCATCACGGTAAACATTTTGGTGAACTGCCttccttgtcagttggattgtggtttgttttacaggacacGTTGTATATAACtcgtgttgttgccacaaatcaacaagttggtcctgaATTCATGACATCCATTTAACTTGAACACGTTTGATATTTACGATTTCAAATCGGGGCGGCCCCCGATCGTCTTCCGAGCAGATTTGGGAGGTTAAAATCCCTcctaacacacctcacaccacaggagaatctggcAAGATGATCTTTGGAACATCAGATGGTCGGTCCTTTGCTGACTTTCGTCGGAAGGGGGGAATCGGGCCcaaaatcggcccgattatcttgtagtgtgtaccccgctTTAACCAAAAGAAAACCAGTGACAACAAGACTCAAACTGGAGAAACCTGACCAGGTGTGGCATTTTttgtagagcccgaccgataaatcagccagccgataatatcgacCGATGTCAACATATCCAGCCACTATCGATAACGGCTAATGTCGCAggtattactagatttattcaccagtcaaacagctTTTCGTTTGATTTTCATTGTTAAAGACTAGctgttctctttcaccagcagagggcgctatatggattacaacaaacattatcaccctccagagtgtcaagcagtgatgcacgtacatgttcagttactttccagttgagtgaccatcttgtcttcgtcATAttgtatatcttttccacaagtgtttgataattgcatttgagggatcaatgtaataaatatgtatatttatcTCTGTAGATCGAAcacagatctaagaaagatatcggccgatatatcagtATCTGATCTTTCACTCCCCAATATCGGCATCGGGTCAAGATTCTTATATCGATGCAGGCCCTAATTTTGTGCTTCATAATTTCATTTCTAAAATCTTGATATCATTATGCAGCTCTGTCCCTCAAATATTCACTTCAGCTCCACTGCCAGATGTGCTGgactaaaaacataaaaaaagattgaaCTGTTGGGTTCTCTGAGTGTTTTTTGATGAAATGCCTAAATTAAATAGAGAGATTATCTATAGACATTTCAGCTCCTCAAACATACTTTGATCAACAGGTAACTATTTTACGAGTGTGTCCAGGAACATAAAAAGGAAATGATGTACATTCTTGTGGATAAAGGATAACATATGTGAGAGAAATATCTTCCAAAAAGATGAGAATTGCTAGTTCTCAAAAGAAATAAGAACACGATGTGATATTATCCAGGAAACCTTTGATTGATGTGATcacggagagaaaaaaagttctAAAACAATAAACACCTACATACAATCAATAGCAGAAGATCTGCCTTGAGGCAATCACATCTTTCTTAAAGATGGTAATTAACGGTATAGTAATAGTCGATATGTTGAAGAGAGGTGATTCAGAACTGTCTTAAAATGAAGAGCTAGTTTCACCCCTTTGTGATTTTAATTACtcctgtacattctatatattttattatattattatactagtctatattatataacatttcattatattacactatatttgttcatattgcactaaattatattatataactgcactctgcattactgtggtacaacactgcctctcttctctgctgttttatcataccaagtcactttaatcatcacttgtcactttatcttatCTCTTAAGgcctcaaaataaatctttcttcTTAGCATTGTGACGTATTAATTCGGTCAAATAAGATGGAAGAACAATTTATGATCATGTGAAAACATCTTTGTCCAACATTAGACTTTTTTAttaaggttttttgttttgtttatttgtttttcagtctgtgGGAACGCAACCTTTCCCTTACTCAAGAGTTATTAAACTAAAAACagacgaccccccccccccccatctgccAGGGAtaggaatgtgtttgtgttcggTCCATTTAGCAGCTCCGCGTTAATCGTTTGATCGGATGCGTCTGCTGTGGGACGGGAAGATGACATCATTGCTGACATCAGACGGTAGGAATGCGCGTCCGTGCTGCAGACAGGCTGCAGCTGATTGGTGGACTGGACGTTTCGGGACGGACAGACCGGACTGTGGGCGGAAACTCAAACTCAGATCTACATTCACTGCATGAAGACAGGCAGCCGAAACTCAGCAAGAAACACGAGAGGAAGAAACGCAGATTAACAACAATTAATGCTGCTTTCCTCCTGACTGTTTTATGACTTCGTTATTTGGCCGCAACATGTTTTCGATGTGTCCAAAAAGTTTGCTGTTCTTTGCTCTGGTGTGTGCGTGCGCAGCCTCGACTGGAGCCAAAAACGGTAAGAAAGCACTTTCTattgatttaaaacaacactGCTGAAGCCTACACAAATGTATATTATAAGTTTGAACGAAAACCgaaaaaaaagtcttagatTGTGCCTATTTTATCGGGCCTTTATATGACAGTCCAATCATCTGTAGGCCTTGAACACAATTAATCAGCAATCATTTTCATATACTACACTAAATACATCGTTTCTTCAGGTAGAAAAGTAAAATTATGACAGCTCTTTAAGTTAAATCAACATCTTTGGACTTTTTTATGCAACTTCCGAGGATAGCCTCCTTGAAGCTGTTGACTTGAGatcttggatgtttttttttttgtccacgaaacaattaattaacaaaaaatCAACACATAACTCAATGGAGGAGATAGTTGTTAGTTGCAATATGAATTGTGAGTGATTTCATTGTTACTGATGGCGGATTTTTAGATTGGTTTTATCTTATCAgtttaaaaaccaaacaaacaaaaagaccaCATTATCGCAGAGAAAAGGATGACGTCATTAAAccttgttattattatttttaacaattAGTCGAAAACccaaagatttgtttttttacaatatcAAAGAGAAAATCAACAGATATACTATCTAACAATCTGGAAccagacatttttttcaagtgCTTAAGTcgcacccacccacccacccactcatTTCCTTTTCCTAATTCTTCAAGTGTGACTAATGTTATGTTTTGCTAAGGTTATTGTCTGATACATGTTTGATGTAGTCCTTTCATAGACATGAACCAGATTATAAGTGCTGACATTTATAAAATAGATATAATGAAGATAATAAGGGCTGGGTTTTGGCAAGAACCTCACAATTCAATATGATTGGAATTCTTTGGGTCAATGTTTGATATCGATTTAATATTAATATCAATTCAGTTATACACATAGATGACCGAGATACCCAGATAATTCATTATGCGTTCTAAAATTC from Labrus bergylta chromosome 17, fLabBer1.1, whole genome shotgun sequence encodes the following:
- the LOC109999099 gene encoding proteinase-activated receptor 1-like, which gives rise to MERVGNDMQERSHRSESKPGPLASRKLGVILARPSYYHGTPSNHPKEYLIFPSEYDGSGAGWPDIPYPVKISNRCNCTKGTQHSPDANPLQSSNHSRYKISEEAQLFLTGPVSTILIPTFYTLVCLISVPINICAGLVFIRKIKIKKPAVIYMLNLVCADLLFAMVLPFKISYHFNGNNWIFGPAMCRVVTAAFYWNMYCSVLLIALISVDRLLAVVYPIDSLSWRSPTKAIIACVAMWIFSFAGSMHLLFTEQTFHLTQLGITTCHDIQSSKLFLCYKMYFVTLCCLLFFLPLIITMVSYTRVIMTLSKDQPGVPDHSLKKRRAVFLSGTVLVMFVLCFTPTNLVLIMHQLKDTEGAQIEDNADILYIVYLIFLCLGSLNCLLDPLVYYFGSSQFQKELFSMLGWKKKKQDPSGGPSSPGRSEPTSQTNMTSNHQENNKINIPPTKSDSSQANLCSQCKKQLD